In a genomic window of Equus caballus isolate H_3958 breed thoroughbred chromosome 9, TB-T2T, whole genome shotgun sequence:
- the TMEM74 gene encoding transmembrane protein 74: MELHYLAKESSQAALCSPVDWSSGGPPGDQADAAATKAALCCQSHCLSTPRSAEMEGSKLSPSLASPSSFLQDSVIQPDSLPPGPLNSGNKQRTAERKVCNCCSQELETSFTYVDENVNLEQRNRSSCLSKGNNHPGDLDWGNANEWSHEAALSLISEDEDDTSSEATSSGKSVDYGFISAILFLVTGILLVIISYIVPREVTVDPNTVAAREMERLEKESARLGAHLDRCVIAGLCLLTLGGVVLSCLLMMSMWKGELYRRNRFASSKESAKLYGSFNFRMKTSANENTLELSLVEEDALTVQS, from the coding sequence ATGGAGCTCCACTACCTTGCTAAGGAAAGCAGCCAGGCAGCCCTGTGCAGCCCTGTGGACTGGAGTTCAGGAGGACCTCCTGGTGACCAGGCAGATGCAGCAGCCACTAAAGCTGCTCTCTGCTGCCAGAGTCACTGTCTGTCAACACCAAGATCAGCCGAGATGGAAGGGTCTAAACTTAGCCCTTCTCTCGcatccccttcctcctttctgcaAGACAGTGTTATTCAGCCAGACTCCTTGCCACCAGGCCCGCTCAACTCAGGGAACAAACAAAGAACAGCAGAACGGAAAGTCTGCAACTGCTGCAGCCAGGAATTAGAAACTTCTTTTACGTATGTGGATGAAAATGTCAACTTGGAGCAGAGGAACCGGAGCTCCTGTTTATCAAAAGGGAATAATCACCCTGGAGACCTtgactggggaaatgcaaatgagtGGTCCCATGAGGCTGCCTTATCCTTGATATCTGAAGATGAAGATGATACAAGTTCAGAAGCCACATCTTCAGGGAAGTCAGTAGACTATGGTTTCATCAGCGCCATCTTGTTCTTAGTCACTGGCATCCTGCTGGTGATCATCTCTTACATTGTCCCACGGGAAGTGACCGTGGATCCCAACACTGTGGCGGCCCGGGAGATGGAACGCCTGGAGAAGGAGAGTGCAAGGCTGGGAGCTCACCTGGACCGCTGTGTGATTGCCGGACTCTGCCTGCTCACGCTTGGGGGGGTCGTTCTGTCCTGTTTGCTAATGATGTCTATGTGGAAGGGGGAGCTTTATCGTCGCAACAGGTTTGCTTCTTCCAAAGAGTCTGCAAAACTTTATGGTTCTTTCAACTTCAGGATGAAAACCAGTGCTAATGAAAACACCCTGGAACTGTCCTTGGTAGAGGAAGATGCTCTCACTGTACAGAGTTAA